In the genome of Lathyrus oleraceus cultivar Zhongwan6 chromosome 4, CAAS_Psat_ZW6_1.0, whole genome shotgun sequence, the window CATGTGTTAAAATAAGTAGTGTTAGATCAGGAGAGTTGTTGGAGTTGTTATAGCTCATGAATTGTTTAGCGTAATCTTCCCATAATACGACCTCAATAACATTTTCAGCTTCATCACGTAGAGTAATATTGACATAAGATTTCTTACCACCACCACCCATTTGTGTTTTGACAACATCTTGTAGAACACCTGCAACGTCTAAAGAATACGAAAATGAAAAACAGTTACAAAGTAATATTAACGTTGAAGTGAAGTTAAAAACATACGATACTATAAACAAAAAACAAAGGTCACCATATAAGAGATCAGTGGTGAATTTTCCACTAAGAAAATCATTAATAGCCTTAAACTTGAATTAGTGTGGCGGTATTGTGGGTATTGGCATTTTAGAAACAATGGTTCCTCCGTTGAATACAACTTTCAGCTTGTTTGGGCAGACTTTGAAAGTGAAAGAATGCCGTATATGTGAGTGACAATGAATTTATGAATAGAATAGTGAAAGAATGCCGTAATTGTATTATTGCGGATGAACAATTAGATAGAAATAGCAATGAAGAAAATAACAAACTGATAGAGAATATCTATCAGCCCCTAAGCACACAGTGTTTCCCTCACCAAGATGGTGATCCTTAACCCTAATAGAATAATTAGATACCTATTTCCCTCTCTTCCTTTCCTATTTTATAGACACAAACTTAGTTGATTATTCTCTTCCCTATTTTATCGTAACAAACTCCTATAATTATTATAATCAACTCCCATAATTATAGTAACAAACTCCTATAATTATTGTCTCTATTCTTTTACTCCTTGACCCCTTCTTCTAGTATAGCCCCTAGGTCCATAGTTAAGGCCCGCCTCGTCATCCATATCTCTATCAACACCTCCCTCCTTAAAACCAGCCTTGTCCTCAAGGCTAAGTTCAGGAAATTGTCCCCTCAGATAAGCATCATCTTCCCAAGTCACATCATCCAAAGACTTATTCTTCCATTGAATGAGACTCTGCGGAACAGTCACACCTGCCTGTACTGTCAGCCTGGTACCCAACACCTTGTCAGGATAGATGTCATCAGTACCAACAACCTCCAGTTCTTTAGGAAGTTCTTCTTGCTTCTTCCTGTAACTTCTTTCTCCGTCTTCGTCTTCCTCATTCAATTCATTCTCTACATCTTTAGCACTTCGCATTATCTGCATCCGTGTCACAGGATTCAGAGTGCGAACACGCCTTCTAATTGGAGGTTTCAATCCACTCATGAAATAACCTAAATATTGCTCCTCCGGCAATCTCTCCACTTGTGATGACAGTAACTCAAACGCCTCAACATATTCTTCCATGTTGCCAGTTTGACGCAAGGTGGATAACTCCTCAAATGGATTTTCTAATCGACGACCGCCGTAACGCGCGATCAACGATTTCTTCAATTTCTCCCAGGACAGATCATCCTCTGTTTCCATGAGTAAGTTGAACCAATGGATTGTTGCACCCTCCATGCTCAGTCGAGCCAATTTCACCCGCATCGCATCCGATGTATTCTGAACATCGAAATAAATTTCAGCTCGTGTGATCCACGCCACCGGATCACCCCCTTCGAACAAAGGAAGTTTCACCTTCTTCCCAGCAAGACGTGATTCGCTCTGTGACAAATCACCCACAGATGGCTCTGCTTCCAGTGTTCTCTTACCAgtctgtttgcttaattcagtTAATAGCACACTCTGTTGTTGCATCTGCAGAGCCAACTCCTGCAGAGTCGTTGTTACATTCTTCATCTGTTTCTCCAAAGCTTCAACCCGGTCTCCCATCTTAGGTTGCCTTGGCATCTACAACCTATGTTGGtaggttttttttttttttggatccGGTAGGTCGGACCAATTGATGGATTCTTATATGAATATGTGAGTGACAATGAATTTATGAATAGAATAGTGAAAGAATGCCGTAATTGTATTATTGCGGATGAACAATTAGATAGAAATATCAATGAAGAAAATAACAAACTGATAGAGAATATCTATCAGCCCCTAAGCACACAGTGCTTCCCTCACCAAGATGGTGATCCTTAACCCTAATAGAATAATTAGATACCTACTTCCCTCCCTTCCTTTCCTATTTTATAGACACAAACTTAGTTGATTATTCTCTTCCCTATTTTATCGTAACAAACTCCTATAATTATTATAATCAACTCCCATAATTATAGTAACAAACTCCTATAATTATTGCCTCTATTCTTTTACTCCTTGACCCCTTCTTCTAGTATAGCCCCTAGGTCCATAGTTAAGGCCCACCTCGTCATCCATATCTCTATCAGAGAATATGTGGTCTTGACATGGTTGGTTGTAAGTCTggaaaaaataattaaaatcagcATATGAAGATAGCTTACACAGAAACATGGATACAACTAAGACCAATGATAAAGCAAAGTAAAATGCAACATAAAATCCATAACAGTATATGGTAAAGCCAACGACAAAACAAAGAAAAACTTGCATCAGGAAAATGATGGCATCAACTTTGAAGAGAAGCATAAATTTGTAACTCTGCATATAAGTTGCTTCAAATAAGACAAACAACATTACATGAATCAACTTTGTTATGCTAAAATAATTTGTGATATTCAGTAAAGTCAATGATAGAGCAAAGTTAAATGCTACATGAAATCCATTACAATAAATGGTAAAGTCAATGACAAAACAAAGAAAAACTTGCAGTAGGAAAATGATGGAATAAACtttgaagagaaaaataaatCTGTAACTCTACATATAATCTTCCCATAACTCAGCAGGAAAATGGTAAAACCAGTGACAATCAACAATACATGAGTCAACTTTGTAATCCGAAAATAATTTTTCACATTCAGTAAAGGCAATGGCAATGCAAAGAAAAACTTGTAATCCGAAAAATGATGGCATCAACTTTGAAGAAATAAACAAATCCATAGCTCTGAATATAACTTGCTTCAGATAACATAAAAGTTGTTGACATTCAGTAAAGCCAATGACAATGCAAAATACAAACTACAACATGAAAGTGTTAAGATAACAAATGCATATCTTATTGATATCCAGTCAATACAAAAAACAAAATGTTCATAAATAATGGCAATGAAGACAAACAACAAAGTGTTCGACAACATAAAAAACACTGAAATTTTAGAAATAACATAAAAACGTGTTAATAGAAATGAAAAATATTTTATCGACACGAGCAGCTCGTCGGAAACATAGATGCACAAGTTTAAAGATGAGAAATAACCAAGAGTGTCGACACGAAACCAGCGAATCGTCAAGACAAATAGAAACATGAAAAATAGATACAGAAGATGATAGATGAGAAATAACCAAGACAGTTGGACGGGGCAACTCAAAGAAAGAAGTAAAGAGACTTGAAAATGAATCTGAGACAAATGAAGTTGCTAGAGATGGGAAAGGAGAAAATGGAAAAGCGTGTGATATGATTTTGGAGGAAGGCACAAAATTTCATTGATCTTTAATAACCAATTTTATATCGATACTTTGTATCAAGTTAGAGGTCTCTTTGAATAAATTGTTAGCCATTAGCTAATTATCGTAATATCCAATAGTTAGTGTAACTTTGAAAAAGGGATTGGACAGTAATTGCATGCATTAAATTTTTTTTGAAGGGTCGATAGCTGATTAACTTTTGGATGAATAAGATGTGATGGTTCATTATAAATAAGATAGACTCTCCCACACTCAAATGGCTACCCTAGCGACTTCCATTGTCGTTTCTTTCTCAAAACCTTCTTCTTCTCTGTTTCTCTCTAAATTCACTTCGCACATTCACTCTGTTTCGTTTCCCAAGCGTTATCATTCAACGAGGAAGCTCATGTCGCACACTCTCGCACGCGCCACCACCCTTGGCCTCACTCACCCCGCCAACATCGAAACCCCTAAGGTCAATTTTCTTCGCCCTCGTTAACCATGCCATTATTCGTTAATCTGTTGATTTTATGTTTTCAATTTTCATTTCTCTTGCTGTTTTGAAGTTGATTATTGTGCCTGATTGGATTTGGAACGATTTTAATTGAGTATGTGTTTTATTTATGTGATGCTGAGAATGCCTTTTTTATGTTTGTGAAAATTCCTGAAAGATCTCTTTTTCTGCCACGGACATTGATGTGACGGAATGGAAAGGAGATATACTGGCAGTGGGTGTTACGGAGAAAGACCTAACGAGAGATTCAAAATCAAGATTTGAGAATCTGATCTTGAGCAAGATTGACTCTAAGTTGAATGGTCTATTAGCTGAGGCCTCTTCTGAAGAGGATTTCTCTGGTAAAGTTGGTCAATCGACTGTTCTTAGAATTAAAGGACTTGGATCAAAGAGGGTTGGTTTGATTGGTCTTGGACAGTCACCTTCCACTACTGCACTGTTCAAGGGTTTCGGTGAGGCTGTTGTCGCCGCTGCTAAGTCTGCCCAGGCTAGCAATGTTGCCATTGTTCTTGCTTCTTCTGAAGGACTTTCTTCACAATCGAAGCTTAGTACTGCCTTTGCAATTGCATCTGGTAATGATTTTTATGATTATGATTGTATAGTAGTATGTGTGTTTGTGAATGTTGGCTTGGTTTTTTTATTGTTGCATTTGATGCGTGGGCTTGAATTGTGCTAGGAGCTGTATTGGGATTATTTGAAGATCATAGATACAGGTCAGAATCAAAGAAATCAGCACTTAGATCCATCGACATTATTGGTCTTGGAACTGGACCTGAATTGGAAAAAAAGCTCAAGTATGCTGAAGATGTTTCTTCTGGAATAATTTTTGGAAGGGAGCTTGTAAACTCTCCTGCTAATGTTCTCACTCCAGGTTCATATGCCACTTTAAATTGTATTTTACATGTATAAATATATGTATGTGTATATGTGCTTCTCTAAAACTTGATCTGTACTTGGTACTGTTTTTTTTTTCCAGCGGTGTTGGCAGAAGAAGCATCTAAGGTTGCTTCCACCTACAGTGACGTTTTCACCGCTAAAATATTAGACGCTGAACAATGTAAGGAATTAAAAATGGGGTCCTATCTGGGTGTTGCTGCAGCCTCGGCAAATCCTCCTCATTTTATCCATCTTTGTTACAAACCTCCAAGTGGTCCTGTCAATGTCAAGCTGGCTTTGGTTGGAAAAGGTTTGACTTTTGACAGGTAACTCACTAAGCCATGTTTTTTTTAACCTACAACTCGATAGGATAGTGATCAATCTAAATTGGGATTTCCCTTTTGCATTATCCATGGTTTTGATTATGGTACTTAAACATTGAGTTATGAAGTTTTATGATTTTTACGGTTGATAAATATTTACATGCATTGCTCCTAAGTAGATTGTTTCAATGTATCCTTTCTACATGGATTGCTAATTTGCCACAAAGGCATACTAATTATTTGTGTAAAATACATGTGTTTTAACTCTTTTGAAAAGTGAGGAGTCCATGAATTTTTTACCCTTCTCATTCGCTTTTATTGTTTGATAGCAACTTAATAGATTTTTTTTCTTACTGTTTTTTTAAATGTTATCTGCATGTCATTAGTGGGGGCTACAACATCAAGACCGGACCTGGATGTTCAGTTgaactcatgaaatttgatatggGTGGTTCAGCTGCAGTTTTTGGCGCAGCAAAAGCACTTGGTCAAATCAAACCTCTGGGAGTGGAGGTTAGTCACTGAAGTCACTGGTCACTGGTCACGACTTCCCTTTTTTGTGTATAATATCTGTGGtcctttgattttttttttcaattttatgtTAAGACTTTGCTTAGGTATTATTAGGTGATGTAGTATGGAATATCCTTAATCTTGGGTTTGCATAGATAAAACTGATTGAGGTTTCTTATTTCATTTGGCCTTTTTTCATAATAGAGCAGCTGAGCTGAGTATGAAGTTTCATTTTACTTTGTGGTGGCTACTTTCCTTTGAAATGATTTGTTTGAAATACATAGTAGATATATTGTGTTATGTTTTATGGTGTAATATAAGTCTTGCATGTGCAGGTTCATTTTATAGTTGCAGCTTGTGAGAATATGATCAGCGGAACAGGTATGAGGCCCGGTGACATTCTCACGGCTTCAAATGGAAAGACTATTGAGGTGAGGGTTTACTACGTATTTGTGTTTTAATAAAGTAAAATAAGCTCAACTTATATTATTAAGTAGTATGTGGCTATGTGGTATTGACACATAGTATTTGATgagtttttgtttttgtttcaaCCATTACATTGCAATCTTTCCAACCTTTTAATATGTATATAGGATAGAAACTTGGTCTTTTATATAACATTATGGCATAATTTGATCCATGTAGCTGACCACTTAGTGGGATAAAACTTGGTTGTTGTCGTTGTTGTATTGTAAGGTCCAACTGGCTTGTCATTGTTGCTTCTTTGAATATTTTATTTAAACAATCGAATGACTAATTGACTCTGAAATGCATCAGTTATTTCCAGTTGAAGAAAGTTTCTCTATAGTCATTTATGATGTTTTGGGATGTAACTCTTGATTATCATTTTCAGTGTATCAGTACTAAAACTACAAATTTATTGTAGTTAAACCTGGTACTGATAAATATATGCATACAAATACGTTGCAATTGAAGATTATTGAAGTTTCAGCTTATGTGAACTATCAGCAATGTAATATAACCTGTGTCGTAGTTGACCTTGATTTTTAAGCACTAACATTTTATATGATGTACTAGAAATTTTACATTGGTTTAATTTTGTATGTAGGTTAACAACACTGATGCTGAGGGAAGACTTACCCTAGCAGATGCTCTGGTTTATGCTTGTAACCAAGGTGTTGAAAAGGTATGAAGCATGGCATTTGCATTTTTCTTTCTGCGTCATGCAAGCATTCCTATAAATTATAACATATATTGGTTGCCTTCCCAATACAGTTGCTTCACATATAATGTTTCACATAATAGATTTGGTGAATTTTTTCAATTATGCAACGAAAGAGAAATTCTAGTAGAACACTCATATTTACATACTCTGGAGTTGAGTACACTCTTTGTGATTGGTTCATTCTCCGAAATGTTGAATCTTTTTGAGAAAGTGGTCAATTTACAAGGCAACTAAATTATTAACTTTTCAAAAAAATGAATTAATCATAAAGAGGGTGTTGCCAGCATATCTCCATAATATCTACCATTCTCATTGTTTAAAAGAATCTAATTCTGTTTCTTTCTACCAAGATTTGCTGAAATATATAGTGCTGAGTTTGGCCTTTTTTGTTTTTACAAACTTCTCATCTGCTTTCTGTTTTCTAGTAATCCATCTAGACAAGCTTAACTTAATTTTTAGGTGTATGGTTTGGTTTTAGAATAGTGCTAACTGGCAGACCAACTCTTCTTCAGATTGTTGATTTGGCAACCTTAACAGGGGCGTGCGTAGTTGCTCTTGGGCCCTCAATCGCAGGTAAAGATATAAAACTATTATGTTGTTTACGGATTCAATCTTCTCTTATTACCATATACCAAAATTTACT includes:
- the LOC127138432 gene encoding leucine aminopeptidase 1, giving the protein MATLATSIVVSFSKPSSSLFLSKFTSHIHSVSFPKRYHSTRKLMSHTLARATTLGLTHPANIETPKISFSATDIDVTEWKGDILAVGVTEKDLTRDSKSRFENLILSKIDSKLNGLLAEASSEEDFSGKVGQSTVLRIKGLGSKRVGLIGLGQSPSTTALFKGFGEAVVAAAKSAQASNVAIVLASSEGLSSQSKLSTAFAIASGAVLGLFEDHRYRSESKKSALRSIDIIGLGTGPELEKKLKYAEDVSSGIIFGRELVNSPANVLTPAVLAEEASKVASTYSDVFTAKILDAEQCKELKMGSYLGVAAASANPPHFIHLCYKPPSGPVNVKLALVGKGLTFDSGGYNIKTGPGCSVELMKFDMGGSAAVFGAAKALGQIKPLGVEVHFIVAACENMISGTGMRPGDILTASNGKTIEVNNTDAEGRLTLADALVYACNQGVEKIVDLATLTGACVVALGPSIAGVFSPSDELVKEVLEASEVSGEKFWRLPLEESYWETMKSGVADMLNTGGRPGGSIAAALFLKQFVDEKVEWLHIDMAGPVWNDKKRTATGFGVATLVEWVLKNAS
- the LOC127138433 gene encoding uncharacterized protein LOC127138433, which codes for MPRQPKMGDRVEALEKQMKNVTTTLQELALQMQQQSVLLTELSKQTGKRTLEAEPSVGDLSQSESRLAGKKVKLPLFEGGDPVAWITRAEIYFDVQNTSDAMRVKLARLSMEGATIHWFNLLMETEDDLSWEKLKKSLIARYGGRRLENPFEELSTLRQTGNMEEYVEAFELLSSQVERLPEEQYLGYFMSGLKPPIRRRVRTLNPVTRMQIMRSAKDVENELNEEDEDGERSYRKKQEELPKELEVVGTDDIYPDKVLGTRLTVQAGVTVPQSLIQWKNKSLDDVTWEDDAYLRGQFPELSLEDKAGFKEGGVDRDMDDEAGLNYGPRGYTRRRGQGVKE